In one Vicugna pacos chromosome 22, VicPac4, whole genome shotgun sequence genomic region, the following are encoded:
- the EFCAB9 gene encoding EF-hand calcium-binding domain-containing protein 9: MKLKKGSFLWYLYLDKLYCLLSVRNVKALVDYFHLLDVHRKNTLNDILFYHFLNHVTDLKRKQITTVFNMLDWNAEGEIGFDQFYMLVCILLAQENHLGEQFIFRHSRPVFELLDVNGELKIGPANFHTYNFLFNIRKQQLRELCRNFDISGDRHINYKEFKLFTIFSMDKYQERQKAKREKKEKALIKKKVSRQVNESPRVSHGINGSESLSSYNF; the protein is encoded by the exons ATGAAACTGAAGAAAGGATCGTTTCTGTGGTACCTCTATCTGGACAAACTATACTGCTTATTATCCGTGAGAAACGTGAAGGCCTTGGTGGATTATTTCCACCTTCTTGACGTGCACCGCAAGAACACCTTGAACG ATATACTGTTCTACCACTTCCTTAATCATGTAACTGACTTGAAACGGAAACAGATCACAACTGTGTTCAACATGCTGGACTGGAACGCCGAGGGCGAGATTGGTTTTGACCAGTTCTACATGCTGGTTTGCATACTGCTAGCGCAGGAG AACCACTTGGGAGAGCAGTTTATTTTCCGCCATTCCCGGCCTGTTTTTGAGCTGCTTGACGTGAATGGGGAGCTGAAAATTGGCCCAGCCAACTTCCACACATACAACTTTCTCTTCAATATTAGAAAACAGCAACTTAGAGAACTCTGCCGTAACTTCGACATCTCAGGTGACCGC CATATTAATTACAAGGAATTTAAGCTGTTTACTATCTTCTCCATGGACAAATACCAGGAGAGGCAGAaagcaaagagagagaagaaagagaaagctcTGATCAAAAAGAAAGTGTCACGTCAAGTTAATGAGAGCCCAAGAGTGAGTCATGGAATAAATGGATCTGAAAGTTTAAGTAGTTACAACTTTtaa